From a single Syngnathus scovelli strain Florida chromosome 2, RoL_Ssco_1.2, whole genome shotgun sequence genomic region:
- the pex10 gene encoding peroxisome biogenesis factor 10, whose translation MPLAPANQSQLIRAGQKDEFYQTFLRNSANETFQTLAGSKRWLDWRKEIELLSDVAYFGLTTLIGYQTLGEEYVNIIQVDPSKRRIPSPARRGLFVFCHTLLPYVLDKLLVCLENELEGAQETSCGVRRRQAASGPWSLELWLRRCIRRAVGLLSERQRIKCLPAVFVLQQTVTLLHRFHVALFYVSGIFYQLSKRTSAISYLRVSGPQSDDRTIRSSYRLLGAISLIQLLITVCLQLNNFRQRQRARQEWKLQKNLTGSPQQTQKTKSSPSRCILCLEERRHPTSTPCGHLFCWECITEWCNTKAECPLCREKFQPRRLVYLRNYS comes from the exons ATGCCCCTCGCTCCTGCCAACCAGTCTCAGCTGATTCGAGCCGGTCAGAAGGACGAGTTCTATCAAACTTTTCTTAGGAACAGCGCGAATGAAACCTTTCAAACGCTTGCCG GATCCAAAAGGTGGCTGGACTGGAGGAAAGAAATTGAACTACTTTCAGACGTCGCTTATTTTGGTTTGACAACACTCATAG GTTACCAGACCCTGGGTGAGGAATACGTCAATATCATCCAAGTTGACCCCAGTAAAAGACGCATTCCCTCCCCAGCAAGACGAGGCCTCTTTGTTTTCTGCCATACATTGCTGCCATACGTCTTGGACAAGCTCTTGGTCTGCTTGGAGAATGAGCTCGAAGGCGCACAGGAGACTAGCTGCGGTGTTAGAAGGCGGCAGGCTGCATCCGGGCCGTGGAGCCTGGAACTGTGGTTGAGAAGATGCATCCGGAGGGCAGTGGGACTGTTGTCAGAGCGCCAGAGGATAAAGTGTTTGCCGGCTGTGTTTGTCCTCCAGCAGACAGTGACCCTCTTACACAGATTCCACGTGGCTCTTTTTTATGTCAGCGGTATTTTCTATCAACTGTCCAAGAGGACTTCTGCAATCAGCTAT CTGCGTGTTTCAGGGCCTCAGAGCGATGACAGGACCATTAGGAGCAGCTACAGGCTGCTGGGAGCCATCTCACTCATCCAGCTGCTCATCACAGTATGTCTGCAGCTCAACAACTTTAGACAAAGGCAGCGAGCCAGACAGGAATGGAAGCTCCAGAAGAACCTCACGGGCAG tCCACAGCAAACCCAGAAGACAAAGTCCTCGCCCAGTCGCTGCATCCTCTGCCTGGAGGAACGCAGACATCCAACCTCTACCCCCTGCGGGCACCTCTTCTGCTGGGAGTGTATCACAGAGTGGTGCAACACCAAG GCCGAGTGCCCACTGTGCCGTGAGAAGTTCCAGCCTCGTCGACTAGTGTACCTGAGGAACTACAGCTAG
- the igf3 gene encoding insulin-like growth factor 3 — protein MNSSRYPLGRLLPLKVSCMLCLTMCLFCGPLCSEAAKRRCGSELLSDLLFVCGDRGLYLGKGTWSGYGSRPRGKGIVDKCCRSNGCELHHLEMYCAKAAKQQQTTAWPSTSTSVDTLSTKATDVAYQFQAVFQKRLLQHLGPPDSPKRETFSSKIKPSSRRKINPQHTTREAPTPRTSF, from the exons ATGAATTCCTCACGATATCCTTTAGGGAGACTACTGCCGTTGAAG GTGTCGTGCATGTTGTGCTTGACCATGTGCCTGTTCTGCGGGCCTCTCTGCTCAGAGGCAGCCAAGCGTCGCTGCGGCTCGGAACTCCTCAGTGACCTCTTGTTCGTGTGCGGTGACCGTGGCCTCTACTTAG GTAAAGGTACATGGTCTGGATATGGTTCTCGGCCCAGGGGGAAGGGGATTGTGGACAAATGCTGCCGGTCAAATGGCTGTGAACTGCATCATCTGGAGATGTACTGCGCTAAGGCAGCGAAGCAACAGCAAACTACGGCGTGGCCAAGCACAAGCACGAGCGTGGACACCCTCAGCACAAAAGCAACAGACGTG GCTTATCAGTTCCAAGCGGTATTTCAGAAAAGGCTTTTGCAGCACCTGGGGCCCCCCGACAGTCCAAAAAGAGAGACTTTTAGTAGCAAAATAAAGCCGTCGTCACGCAGGAAGATAAACCCACAGCACACGACAAGGGAGGCCCCCACTCCAAGGACATCATTTTAA
- the lrif1 gene encoding ligand-dependent nuclear receptor-interacting factor 1 — protein MYSASRQDNVAQRETGVVYQALPAVGADGRNVMILMPVHVVNGKYYVPSQIVKPTTQGNIVSAPVPIGKKIAVTSLAKKQTVSNLVPLVNPLPCKNRIAGQALGLGTSLNTHPPKTIGPQAFINAPKNPVLTVSASKARSGIKNQLSLSSTNSFSSSDSTYVPTVSSKTSVHQSSDSSYISELENVCSTSFTTSLSLGQAKSHLQLIPKVSQRPDSPMKWVIEEVNSNESALPNSPPVLSKTYQTLETSNNVSLSSLATSETHPQQAMVMCDGRVFFAAEKDALSSSVASKKKNCTPKNSLAPSSSSSLMQHSRMITSNEVIDLCSDDNPNDVSQTLLMDSSLDEDNVIFVSYIPPKSENVTLQSMAEQTLQNETNRTRTLDHVTEHTRTTLNSSETAHDHLACGSSIDRIQKPDQSVIGSTVANEYSDSVISSHYNNDKQQLDSFGVSRRMDDSGLTSGESTDKEERSSNALPLCRSFDHLLRKKFGVTADVRICLHRINPGSSGLGFDNFARNGPTEDILDPTNLLKESELFMQYHYNPQGLDRSAFPVDVKTAKLAAGESVASSPHAGLMVGYVEPIDEDITISDENDTPSNQDSTAQSLYSAHSNTSRMGRARKRPKCPCCVPGTQGLAVKTGTKVEESQRLTWTRDHTSKRSRR, from the exons ATGTATTCCGCATCTCGGCAAGACAATGTGGCTCAAAG AGAGACTGGGGTTGTCTACCAGGCCTTGCCTGCCGTTGGTGCTGATGGAAGAAATGTTATGATTCTGATGCCTGTTCACGTGGTCAATGGGAAATACTATGTCCCAAGTCAAATCGTCAAACCTACAACACAAGGAAATATTGTATCGGCACCTGTTCCCATTGGAAAAAAGATTGCCGTGACGTCATTAGCCAAGAAACAAACTGTCAGCAATCTGGTTCCCCTTGTGAATCCCTTGCCTTGTAAAAACAGAATAGCGGGTCAAGCATTAGGCCTCGGTACTTCATTAAATACACATCCACCTAAGACGATAGGACCACAAGCATTCATCAACGCCCCCAAAAATCCGGTGCTAACAGTTTCAGCTTCCAAAGCTCGCTCAGGTATTAAGAATCAGCTCTCGTTGTCATCAACCAACTCCTTTTCAAGTTCCGACTCCACTTATGTCCCCACCGTATCATCTAAGACATCTGTCCATCAAAGCAGTGATTCTTCATACATTTCAGAACTCGAGAATGTTTGTTCAACTTCATTTACGACTTCACTTTCACTGGGACAAGCCAAATCACACTTACAATTGATTCCAAAGGTTTCCCAGAGGCCCGATAGTCCAATGAAGTGGGTGATTGAAGAAGTCAACTCTAACGAGTCCGCTCTTCCAAATTCTCCTCCTGTTCTATCAAAGACCTATCAAACCTTGGAAACAAGCAACAACGTTTCGCTGTCATCCTTAGCTACCAGTGAAACACATCCGCAGCAAGCCATGGTCATGTGCGACGGCAGGGTGTTTTTCGCAGCCGAAAAGGACGCCCTTTCATCATCAGtggcaagcaagaaaaaaaattgcacaccAAAAAACTCTTTAGCCCCTTCATCCTCATCGTCACTCATGCAGCACTCAAGGATGATCACTTCCAATGAAGTGATCGACCTTTGCAGTGATGATAATCCAAATGATGTGAGTCAAACACTGCTTATGGACTCTTCTTTAGATGAAGATAATGTAATATTTGTATCATATATTCCACCAAAATCTGAAAATGTGACATTACAAAGTATGGCTGAACAAACACTACAGAATGAAACAAACCGAACAAGAACCTTGGACCATGTGACCGAACATACAAGGACAACCCTCAATTCCTCTGAGACCGCCCATGATCATCTGGCATGTGGAAGCTCCATTGATAGAATCCAGAAACCCGATCAGAGCGTGATTGGAAGCACAGTTGCTAATGAATACAGTGACTCTGTCATTAGCAGTCACTATAACAACGATAAACAACAGTTGGACAGCTTTGGGGTTTCCCGGCGAATGGATGATTCAGGCCTAACCAGTGGAGAAtccacagacaaagaagag CGTTCCTCAAATGCACTACCACTTTGCAGATCATTTGACCACCTACTGAGAAAAAAATTTGGCGTTACAGCTGATGTGAGAATTTGCCTGCATAGAATTAATCCAGGATCATCTGGTCTTGGATTTGACAACTTTGCACGGAATGGGCCCACTGAGGACATTCTGGACCCCACAAACCTTTTGAAAGAAAGTGAACTTTTCATGCAGTACCATTACAATCCACAAGGCCTCGACCGCAGCGCTTTTCCAGTTGATGTAAAAACGGCAAAATTAGCAGCCGGAGAAAGTGTTGCTTCAAGTCCCCATGCAG GGCTAATGGTTGGCTATGTGGAGCCAATCGATGAAGATATCACCATCTCAGATGAAAATGACACTCCAAGCAACCAGGACTCAACTGCCCAGAGTTTGTATAGTGCACATTCCAATACAAGTAGAATGGGAAGGGCCAGGAAGCGCCCAAAGTGTCCATGTTGTGTTCCTGGCACCCAGGGCCTGGCCGTGAAGACCGGCACCAAGGTAGAAGAGTCGCAGAGGTTAACATGGACAAGAGACCACACGAGTAAAAGGAGTAGACGTTAA
- the renbp gene encoding N-acylglucosamine 2-epimerase encodes MSVVKLEECRAKIRNELNKVVDFWLKYSQDTVYGGYFNCIGKNGTVYDELKYVWLQGRQVWMYCRLYRTMDRFRRPDILEAAKAGGTFLRKFARVSSGDGQMKCAFCLTRDGKTVKVQRTIFSECFYVMALDELSRVTGDTDMQLEAEKMMAQLIFWVQVDPTGLGRPTLPGDTHTNSMAVPMMLMCLVQQLTEGRGQEAVLKYKKLSCWCVQQILHHVQRDGTAILENVSLEGAELPGCQGRLENPGHALEAGWFLLQYASQCGDQELQEKAINKFVELPFEYGWDKQHGGLFYFLDVDGHCPTQLEWSMKLWWPHCEALIAFLMAYSQTKRPRLLESFYQIYDYTFTHFSDAQHGEWFGYLSQEGKVVLDFKGGPYKGFFHVPRCLYMCERILDGLLNNAV; translated from the exons ATGTCGGTGGTGAAACTGGAGGAGTGTCGAGCGAAGATTCGCAACGAATTGAACAAAGTTGTGGACTTCTGGTTGAAATACTCCCAAGACACCGTTTATGG GGGCTATTTCAATTGTATTGGGAAGAATGGGACGGTTTATGATGAGCTGAAATATGTTTGGCTGCAGGGAAGACAG GTGTGGATGTACTGTCGCTTGTACCGAACAATGGACCGATTCCGTCGGCCTGACATCCTTGAAGCAGCCAAAGCTG GAGGGACTTTCCTCAGGAAGTTTGCTCGTGTTTCCAGCGGCGACGGCCAGATGAAGTGCGCGTTCTGTTTAACACGAGATGGTAAAACAGTGAAAGTACAGCGGACCATATTCAGTGAGTGTTTCTACGTCATGGccttggatgagctgagcagagTCACCGGTGACACGGATATGCAG CTCGAGGCTGAAAAGATGATGGCGCAGCTGATCTTCTGGGTTCAGGTTGACCCAACAGGTTTGGGGCGACCCACGCTACCCGgcgacacacacaccaacagcatgGCGGTTCCGATGATGCTGATGTGTCTAGTGCAGCAACTCACTGAAGGTCGTGGTCAGGAAGCCGTCCTCAAGTACAAAAAGTTGAGCTGCTGGTGTGTGCAGCAGATTCTCCATCATGTTCAG AGAGACGGCACAGCTATCTTGGAAAATGTGTCGTTGGAGGGGGCGGAGCTACCAGGTTGTCAAGGGCGACTGGAGAATCCAG GCCACGCCTTAGAAGCAGGTTGGTTCCTGCTTCAATATGCTTCTCAATGTGGGGACCAGGAGCTGCAGGAAAAAGCCATCAATAAATTTGTGGAGTTACCCTTTGAATACGGCTGGGATAAACAACACGGTGGCCTCTTCTACTTCCTGGATGTGGATGGCCACTGTCCCACTCAG TTGGAGTGGAGTATGAAACTGTGGTGGCCTCACTGCGAGGCTCTTATTGCCTTCCTCATGGCCTACAGCCAAACCAAAAGACCCAGACTCCTAGAGAGTTTCTATCAAATTTATGACTACACATTTACTCAT TTTTCTGATGCCCAACATGGGGAATGGTTTGGTTATTTGTCACAAGAGGGAAAAGTAGTTCTGGATTTTAAAGGAGGTCCCTATAAAG GATTCTTCCACGTACCACGCTGCCTGTATATGTGTGAGCGTATTCTGGATGGTCTGCTGAATAACGCAGTGTGA